The following coding sequences lie in one Takifugu rubripes chromosome 8, fTakRub1.2, whole genome shotgun sequence genomic window:
- the sema4f gene encoding semaphorin-4F, producing MRGRATMILLPAVCLLCAASWAATLGGLGDLVLGPREFKGVTNFSTFLLDRTTGMLFMGARDAILALDTNNLQQPVKKIVWDVPERKRQSCVTKGKTEVDCNNYIRLLQFLGDGRIYVCGTYAFDPQCAFLELSTFTLERAQDGGVRMETGKGKCPFEPSQHYTAVMADGTLYTAATSNFLGTLFDISRATGPEQGRIRTEQSINWLNDPEFVSSAFIQQSAESNPTGDDDKIYFFFTEVAKEYDLYTKVKVPRVARVCKSDVGGMKTLQRRWTTFLKAQLVCEDKPSGQRYNVLTDVFTTQQTPGDPSSTHFYGLFTSQWEREELSAVCVFSLSDINKVLNGPFKELKKTSENWINPEPVPTPRPGQCLNDALKAEGFETSLKLPDKVLTFVRDHPLMENSVSAAPLLVRKGITYTKLAVTQAERKGAVLHLGTDRGELHRVAVVDQNTTLLQEIPLFPSQEPINNILLHQGRALVGSPLYLARVSAEGCGLYPSCEVCARARGLGCEWNTKEEVCKETTAEPGSGDIVDEALRKCVIGEGRCSPSIREMRVSLGLRLLLPCVQLSPRPCSWEHPPDRHTRQHHSSLEMVVSEKSLGKYVCTCQEGGPSVRDPTPCRRAEYQLTLEDPTAGGAVAVAGNRHVVAVYILLFFLGLVLGMCLLYFLTHRHSRPCQGHHLPDNSVSSEKGRELLGSSATPQSPSSATLLSEGFTLTEKTQRDGDHHHHVVHAAQQPG from the exons ATCTGGTCCTCGGTCCTCGTGAGTTCAAGGGCGTGACCAACTTCAGCaccttcctcctggaccgcacCACGGGCATGCTGTTCATGGGCGCCAGGGACGCCATATTAGCATTGGACACCAACAACCTGCAGCAACCAGTGAAAAAG ATTGTCTGGGACGTGcctgagaggaagaggcagtCTTGTGTGACAAAGGGAAAGACAGAG GTCGACTGCAATAACTACATCCGCCTGCTCCAGTTTCTCGGTGACGGACGCATTTACGTGTGTGGCACCTACGCCTTCGACCCCCAGTGTGCCTTTTTG GAGCTCTCCACCTTCACCCTGGAGAGGGCTCAGGATGGCGGCGTGAGGATGGAGACCGGGAAGGGCAAGTGTCCCTTCGAGCCCAGTCAGCACTACACGGCTGTCATGGCAG ACGGCACCCTCTACACGGCCGCCACCAGCAACTTCCTGGGAACGCTCTTCGACATCTCCAGGGCAACGGGGCCCGAACAGGGACGCATCCGCACTGAGCAATCCATCAACTGGCTGAATG ACCCCGAGTTCGTGAGCTCGGCCTTCATACAGCAGTCCGCAGAGAGCAACCCCACGGGAGACGACGACAAGATCTACTTCTTCTTCACCGAGGTGGCCAAAGAGTACGACCTGTACACCAAAGTGAAAGTTCCCCGGGTGGCCAGGGTGTGCAAG TCGGACGTGGGGGGGATGAAGACGCTGCAGCGGCGCTGGACTACGTTTCTCAAGGCGCAGCTGGTGTGCGAGGACAAACCCAGCGGCCAGCGCTACAACGTGCTGACAGATGTGTTCACCACGCAGCAAACGCCGGGCGACCCGAGCAGCACGCACTTTTATGGGCTGTTCACCTCCCAGTG ggagagagaagagctgtcagcggtgtgtgtgttcagcctgTCTGACATCAATAAAGTACTGAACGGTCCCtttaaagagctgaagaaaaCCAGCGAGAACTGGATCAACCCTGAACCGGTCCCCACACCAAGACCGGGCCAG TGTTTGAATGATGCATTGAAAGCTGAAGGGTTCGAGACCTCCCTGAAACTCCCAGACAAGGTGCTGACATTCGTGAGGGACCATCCCCTGATGGAGAACAGCGTCTCCGCAGCGCCCCTGCTGGTACGGAAGGGTATCACATACACCAAGCTTGCAGTGACGCAGGCGGAGCGTAAGGGGGCGGTATTGCACCTCGGAACAG ACCGCGGGGAGCTCCACCGCGTGGCGGTAGTGGACCAGAACACAACCTTGCTGCAGGAGATCCCTCTGTTCCCATCACAGGAGCCCATCAACAACATATTATTGCACCAG GGTCGGGCTCTGGTGGGCAGCCCCCTGTATCTGGCCCGAGTCTCCGCTGAAGGCTGCGGTCTTTATCCCAGCTGTGAGGTGTGTGCCAGAGCCAGAGGTTTGGGTTGTGAATGGAACACAAAGGAAGAAGTCTGCAAGGAAACAACAGCAGA GCCCGGGTCGGGAGACATTGTAGATGAAGCCTTGAGAAAGTGCGTCATAGGAGAAG GTCGCTGCAGTCCCTCCATCAGAGAGATGCGCGTCTCTCTGGGCCTGCGTCTCCTGTTGCCGTGCGTCCAGCTCTCCCCCAGGCCCTGTAGCTGGGAGCATCCTCCTGACAGACACACCAGGCAGCACCACTCAAGCCTGGAGATGGTGGTCTCAGAGAAGAGCCTCGGAAAATACGTCTGCACCTGCCAG gaggggggaCCGAGCGTCAGAGATCCCACCCCTTGCCGGAGAGCAGAGTACCAGCTGACTCTGGAAGACCCCACCGCCGGGGGGGCGGTGGCGGTGGCCGGGAACCGTCATGTTGTGGCGGTCTACATCCTCCTGTTCTTTTTGGGTTTGGTGTTGGGCATGTGCCTCCTGTACTTCCTGACCCACCGACACAGCCGCCCCTGCCAGGGCCACCACCTGCCAGACAATTCCGTGTCCTCGGAGAAGGGCCGGGAGTTGCTGGGCTCGTCGGCCACGCCGCAGTCCCCGAGCAGCGCCACCCTGCTGTCGGAGGGCTTCACGCTGACGGAGAAAACGCAACGGGACGgcgaccaccaccaccacgtcgTCCACGCTGCACAGCAGCCAGGGTAA
- the LOC101074614 gene encoding carbohydrate sulfotransferase 12-like — protein MMRKPMLLFGTSGVAFVIFLFIYQLENLRDRRAQRILKLHDPRKALLRETCLKNKMYSEGKENWEDMPAHELDFLVVDDNHGIIYCFVPKVACTNWKRVMVALHKNSTGPYEDPLSIPPESVHDNEVLTFLSDFPKPERIARMKHYTKFLFVRNPFVRLISAFRDKFQKRNNVVYQRTSRHILKKYGNISDPPASVDEAFDSGLHVSFSNFIQFLVDPETEKDEPFESHWKQMHRLCHPCLIDYDFIGHQETLQMDVEHLLTILNLENDITFPTSPENISAQDDLSNWFGVLPLEDRRKLYKTYEPDFELFGYPKPEELLQD, from the exons ATGATGAGGAAGCCGATGCTGCTCTTTGGAACCTCTGGAGTTGCGTTTGTCATCTTCCTTTTCATTTACCAATTGGAGAATTTGAGAGACAGAAGAG CTCAAAGGATTCTGAAGCTGCACGACCCGCGAAAAGCACTGCTGAGAGAAACGTGCCTCAAAAACAAGATGTATTCCGAGGGGAAAGAGAACTGGGAAGACATGCCGGCCCACGAGCTGGACTTCCTCGTCGTGGATGACAATCATGGCATCATCTACTGTTTTGTTCCCAAG GTCGCCTGTACCAACTGGAAGAGGGTCATGGTTGCCCTGCACAAAAACAGTACCGGGCCTTATGAAGATCCGCTCTCCATCCCCCCTGAGTCGGTCCATGACAACGAGGTGCTGACTTTCCTCAGCGACTTCCCAAAACCGGAGAGGATT GCGAGGATGAAGCATTACACCAAGTTTCTGTTTGTTCGGAACCCGTTTGTTCGGCTCATCTCCGCCTTTCGGGACAAGTTTCAAAAGCGCAACAACGTTGTTTACCAAAGAACCAGCCGGCACATCCTGAAGAAGTACGGCAACATCTCAGATCCACCAGCGAGCGTGGACGAGGCGTTCGATTCCGGGCTCCACGTCTCGTTTTCCAACTTCATACAGTTCCTGGTTGACCCTGAGACGGAGAAAGATGAACCCTTTGAGTCCCACTGGAAGCAGATGCACCGTCTCTGTCACCCGTGTCTCATCGA TTACGACTTTATCGGTCACCAGGAGACCCTGCAGATGGACGTGGAACATCTGCTGACCATCCTAAATCTGGAGAACGACATCACGTTTCCCACTTCGCCTGAAAACATTTCGGCCCAGGACGATTTGTCAAACTGGTTTGGAGTACTGCCcctagaggacaggaggaagctgtACAAGACCTACGAGCCAGACTTTGAACTTTTCGGCTACCCAAAGCCTGAAGAGTTGCTTCAAGATTAA
- the LOC105419792 gene encoding carbohydrate sulfotransferase 12-like: MMRKPMLLFGTSGVAFVIFLFIYQLENSRDRRVERILKLHEPRKALLRETCLKNKMYSEGKENWEDMPVHELDFLVVDDNHGIIYCFVPKVACTNWKRVMVALHKNSTGPYEDPLSIPPESVHDNEVLAFLSDFPKPERIARMKHYTKFLFVRNPFVRLISAFRDKFQKRNNLFYRSTSRHILKKYGNISDPPASVDEAFDSGLHVSFSNFIQFLVDPETEKDEPFEPHWKQMHRLCHPCLIDYNFIGHQETLQMDVEHLLTILNLENDITFPTSYENISTLDYLSNWFGVLPLEDRRKLYKIYEPDFELFGYPKPEELLQD; encoded by the exons ATGATGAGGAAGCCGATGCTGCTCTTTGGAACCTCTGGAGTTGCGTTTGTCATCTTCCTTTTCATTTACCAATTGGAGAATTCGAGAGACAGAAGAG TTGAAAGGATTCTGAAGCTGCACGAGCCGCGAAAAGCACTGCTGAGAGAAACGTGCCTCAAAAACAAGATGTATTCCGAGGGGAAAGAGAACTGGGAAGACATGCCGGTCCACGAGCTGGACTTCCTCGTCGTGGATGACAATCATGGCATCATCTACTGTTTTGTTCCCAAG GTCGCCTGTACCAACTGGAAGAGGGTCATGGTTGCCCTGCACAAAAACAGTACCGGGCCTTATGAAGATCCGCTCTCCATCCCCCCTGAGTCGGTCCATGACAACGAGGTGCTGGCTTTCCTCAGCGACTTCCCAAAACCGGAGAGGATT GCGAGGATGAAGCATTACACCAAGTTTCTGTTTGTTCGGAACCCGTTTGTTCGGCTCATCTCCGCCTTTCGGGACAAGTTTCAAAAGCGCAACAACCTTTTTTACCGAAGTACCAGCCGGCACATCCTGAAGAAGTACGGCAACATATCAGATCCACCAGCGAGCGTGGACGAGGCGTTCGATTCCGGGCTCCACGTCTCGTTTTCCAACTTCATACAGTTCCTGGTTGACCCTGAGACGGAGAAAGATGAACCCTTTGAGCCCCACTGGAAGCAGATGCACCGTCTCTGTCACCCGTGTCTCATCGA TTACAACTTTATCGGTCACCAGGAGACCCTGCAGATGGACGTGGAACATCTGCTGACCATCCTAAATCTGGAGAACGACATCACGTTTCCCACTTCGTATGAAAACATTTCGACCCTGGATTATTTGTCAAACTGGTTTGGAGTACTGCCcctagaggacaggaggaagctgtACAAGATCTACGAGCCAGACTTTGAACTTTTCGGCTACCCAAAGCCTGAAGAGTTGCTTCAAGATTAA